A genomic region of Planococcus kocurii contains the following coding sequences:
- a CDS encoding ATP-binding protein, whose product MIFAGLSFYFTISEAIEEQMGKRALNIAVTTADRPDIVQGFATDSPHVSLQPIADEVQLQTGAEYVVIGNAEGIRYTHPLPDRIGQKMVGDDNERAISQGESYVSEAVGSLGPSLRGKAPIVDGQNNIIGVISVGFLKADMTSIFMQYADSILVIVLIAIAIGGVASMILSKNIKKILFGLEPAEIASLFIERNTLIESVREGIIMVNKSGEITMANASAYEVLSLPKEKKLIGQLIDEVLPNTLLPQVLLTGEQQLDRPMTIRGKKTIVNRIPIVINDEIAGAVSSFRLQSDLDGLRNELTQIRQYADLLRSQTHENHNFLYTISGLIQLNSLDEAMDLIHSEAKEQQSLVQFVTNRLQDPLLGGIVIGLFNKARELKVKFLLDEDSYLEKLPSYLEKSLFVSILGNLVTNAFEAVDYLPENERLVRLLFVDNGHEILIEVEDSGKGVDPLILSTLFKERISTKNGNDRGYGLVKVYGNVHDLQGEITMENGDFGGALFIISIPIGGNEDD is encoded by the coding sequence ATGATTTTTGCTGGATTATCGTTTTATTTTACGATTTCAGAAGCGATTGAAGAACAAATGGGAAAACGTGCTTTGAATATTGCTGTTACCACTGCCGATCGACCAGATATAGTGCAAGGCTTTGCTACTGACAGCCCTCATGTCTCACTTCAGCCAATAGCTGATGAAGTTCAACTACAAACTGGTGCTGAATATGTCGTCATTGGTAATGCAGAAGGAATCCGTTATACGCATCCTCTCCCAGACCGGATTGGTCAGAAAATGGTTGGCGATGATAACGAGCGCGCTATTTCTCAAGGCGAATCGTATGTCTCAGAAGCAGTTGGATCACTGGGTCCTTCTCTTCGAGGAAAGGCACCGATAGTTGATGGGCAGAATAATATCATCGGTGTTATTTCTGTAGGCTTTTTAAAAGCAGACATGACTTCTATTTTCATGCAATATGCGGATTCTATTCTTGTTATTGTGCTAATCGCGATTGCGATTGGAGGAGTCGCTTCAATGATTCTCTCTAAAAATATTAAAAAGATATTATTTGGGTTGGAGCCTGCCGAAATCGCTAGTTTGTTTATCGAAAGAAATACATTAATCGAATCAGTCAGAGAAGGCATCATTATGGTCAACAAAAGCGGTGAAATCACAATGGCTAATGCATCAGCCTATGAAGTTTTATCGTTGCCGAAAGAAAAAAAGCTTATTGGACAACTTATTGATGAAGTACTTCCCAATACCTTACTTCCTCAAGTACTGCTCACAGGCGAGCAGCAATTAGATCGCCCCATGACCATACGTGGTAAGAAAACGATTGTTAATCGTATCCCCATTGTTATTAATGATGAAATCGCGGGAGCAGTTTCTAGTTTTCGGTTGCAGTCAGACCTAGATGGTCTTCGCAATGAACTGACTCAGATTAGGCAATATGCCGACTTGCTCCGTTCACAAACTCATGAAAACCACAACTTCCTTTATACGATTTCGGGACTGATTCAATTAAACTCACTAGATGAAGCGATGGATCTCATCCATAGCGAAGCAAAAGAGCAGCAATCACTCGTTCAGTTTGTTACGAATCGATTGCAAGACCCTCTACTTGGTGGCATTGTTATCGGTCTTTTCAACAAAGCCAGAGAGTTAAAAGTCAAATTTCTTCTGGATGAAGACAGTTATTTAGAAAAACTTCCTTCCTATCTTGAAAAAAGCCTATTTGTCTCGATTCTCGGTAATCTTGTAACTAATGCCTTTGAAGCCGTTGACTATCTCCCTGAAAATGAACGTTTGGTTAGGCTTCTCTTTGTTGATAATGGCCATGAAATTTTGATTGAAGTTGAAGATAGCGGAAAAGGGGTGGATCCACTCATTCTTTCCACTCTTTTTAAAGAACGGATTTCCACAAAAAATGGCAACGATCGCGGCTATGGCCTAGTAAAAGTTTATGGCAATGTTCACGATTTACAAGGAGAAATAACGATGGAGAATGGCGATTTTGGTGGTGCTTTGTTTATTATTTCCATACCGATCGGAGGAAATGAAGATGATTGA
- a CDS encoding MerR family transcriptional regulator, whose translation MYKVQEVAKIAGVSVRTLHHYDSIGLLKPSNIGTNRYRYYNGQDLKLLQQILFLKELDFSLKKIQELVAEGFDREYALAQHIELLQQKKQRIEKLIQTAQLTQRELQGSENLTDQERFSAFASSKAENLIQQYQKPDIGSPDVAQVETSQIASAYESDSAVVVAPFETALHEESPSTSSESVQVAKEEEDLDEINREGDRIYNTVASLMHLPPQTPAVQKEMKAYYTLLNRFYDCSPKMFRGLGDLYASDSRFASNIDQHGQGLAKYLKDAMYIYAEDLQDV comes from the coding sequence ATGTACAAAGTACAAGAAGTAGCAAAAATAGCCGGTGTTAGTGTGCGGACGCTTCATCACTACGATAGTATTGGCTTACTAAAACCGTCTAACATCGGAACTAACCGCTATCGTTATTACAATGGGCAAGATTTAAAATTGCTTCAACAGATTTTATTCCTAAAAGAGCTGGATTTTTCACTTAAAAAAATTCAAGAACTTGTCGCTGAAGGTTTTGACCGAGAATATGCACTAGCTCAGCATATCGAATTACTTCAACAGAAAAAACAGCGCATCGAAAAGCTGATTCAGACTGCACAATTGACTCAGCGGGAGTTACAAGGTTCAGAGAATTTGACTGATCAAGAACGTTTTTCAGCATTTGCTAGCAGTAAAGCTGAAAATCTGATTCAACAATACCAAAAGCCTGATATCGGTTCCCCAGATGTGGCGCAAGTAGAAACTTCTCAAATCGCTTCTGCTTACGAATCAGATTCAGCTGTTGTCGTTGCTCCTTTTGAAACAGCACTGCACGAAGAATCGCCTTCAACTTCTAGTGAGTCCGTCCAAGTTGCTAAAGAAGAGGAAGATTTGGACGAAATCAATCGTGAAGGAGACCGTATCTACAACACGGTCGCAAGCTTAATGCACTTGCCTCCACAAACACCAGCGGTACAAAAAGAAATGAAAGCTTACTATACGCTGTTAAATCGTTTTTATGACTGTTCGCCGAAAATGTTCCGTGGATTAGGCGATTTGTACGCGTCAGACAGTCGCTTTGCAAGCAACATTGATCAACATGGCCAAGGCTTAGCTAAATACCTCAAAGACGCCATGTACATTTATGCAGAAGACTTACAAGATGTGTGA
- a CDS encoding aldehyde dehydrogenase family protein, whose product MKLTNFVDGKWQQAEHAEFRPVLNPANGEELAQVRMSTAQDVDLAVKAAQVAQKKWAKVPAPRRADYLYEIGRLMKERKEHLAQVLTKEMGKVIEEGRGEVQEGIDMAYYMAGEGRRMFGETTPSELADKFAMSIRSPIGVVGLITPWNFPVAIATWKSFPAIVGGNAFIWKPATETPMMAYEMAKIFEEVGLPEGVANIVFGAGSEVGTALIEHEGVRVISFTGSTETGRKVAEAGGRNLKKVSLEMGGKNAVIVMEDADLDLAVEGILWSAFGTAGQRCTACSRVIVHADVKQELQKRLLSKMETLTIGDGTDETIKIGPVINRKAVEKIHSYIEIGQQEGATLLVGGEILTGGIYDRGNYYAPTLFTDVKPEMRIAQEEIFGPVVSIIEVATFEEAIDVNNGVIYGLSSSIYTADVNRAFKAQRDLDTGIVYINAGTTGAEIHLPFGGTKGTGNGHRDSGVAALDVFTEWKSVYVDYSGKLQRAQIDNEA is encoded by the coding sequence ATGAAATTGACTAATTTTGTGGATGGTAAGTGGCAGCAGGCAGAACATGCGGAATTTAGGCCTGTTTTGAATCCCGCAAATGGGGAAGAGCTGGCGCAAGTTCGAATGTCTACAGCACAGGATGTTGACTTAGCAGTAAAAGCAGCACAAGTAGCACAAAAAAAATGGGCAAAAGTACCAGCACCTAGACGTGCGGATTATTTATATGAAATTGGTCGACTGATGAAAGAGCGAAAAGAACACCTCGCTCAAGTGTTAACGAAAGAAATGGGGAAAGTGATTGAAGAAGGTCGTGGTGAAGTACAAGAAGGAATTGACATGGCTTATTATATGGCGGGAGAAGGAAGACGCATGTTCGGCGAAACAACTCCGTCAGAACTGGCCGACAAATTCGCAATGAGCATCCGGTCACCAATTGGTGTCGTAGGATTGATCACTCCGTGGAACTTCCCTGTAGCAATTGCCACGTGGAAATCATTTCCTGCAATTGTTGGAGGCAATGCATTTATTTGGAAACCTGCAACGGAAACGCCAATGATGGCCTATGAGATGGCAAAGATTTTTGAAGAAGTGGGTCTTCCAGAAGGTGTCGCTAATATTGTTTTTGGAGCCGGCTCAGAAGTAGGCACAGCACTTATCGAACATGAAGGCGTAAGGGTTATCTCGTTTACAGGATCAACAGAAACCGGTCGCAAAGTAGCAGAAGCAGGAGGGCGCAACTTGAAAAAAGTATCTCTCGAAATGGGCGGGAAAAATGCCGTCATCGTTATGGAAGATGCTGATTTAGATTTAGCCGTAGAAGGTATTCTTTGGAGTGCATTTGGTACAGCTGGTCAGCGTTGCACAGCTTGTAGCCGTGTAATTGTTCATGCCGATGTAAAGCAAGAACTGCAGAAACGGCTGCTTTCGAAAATGGAAACTTTGACAATTGGAGATGGTACAGACGAAACCATCAAAATCGGACCGGTTATCAATCGAAAAGCAGTCGAAAAAATTCATTCCTATATTGAAATCGGCCAGCAAGAAGGAGCTACCTTACTGGTTGGTGGAGAGATTTTGACCGGCGGTATTTACGATAGAGGGAACTATTACGCTCCGACATTGTTCACGGATGTTAAACCCGAAATGCGCATTGCGCAAGAAGAAATTTTTGGTCCTGTTGTATCAATTATCGAAGTGGCAACTTTCGAAGAAGCAATTGATGTGAACAATGGTGTGATTTACGGGTTGTCGAGTTCAATTTATACAGCTGATGTAAATCGTGCATTTAAAGCGCAACGTGATTTAGATACCGGGATTGTCTACATTAATGCGGGAACGACCGGAGCGGAAATTCACTTGCCGTTTGGTGGAACTAAAGGGACTGGGAATGGTCACCGTGATTCAGGCGTTGCGGCATTGGACGTTTTTACAGAATGGAAGAGTGTCTATGTTGATTACAGTGGGAAGTTGCAACGTGCGCAAATCGATAACGAAGCTTGA
- a CDS encoding saccharopine dehydrogenase family protein: MKIVVLGAGLMGKQAARDLVADEAVEHVFLADRNTAQAEAFKVQLGNNKLEVFELDASDDEALSAAISKGDIVINALFYTFNEKVAATALKCGVHSVDLGGHIGGATDAVLEMHDEAQRKGVTLIPDLGVAPGMINILAGYGASKLDQVSDIRLFVGGIPVHPEPPLEYNHVFSLEGVFDHYTDKSHVIREGKLLEVESLSEIEHVKFEDFGELEAFHTSGGTSTLTDTFSDINSLEYKTLRYKGHAEKVKLLVDLGLTNRTKTVTVDGSEIKLRSVLKAVLEPITELGDKQDAVVLRVMVSGIKAGEEIRYEYNMVTIKDPETGVTAMARATAFTISVVAQMIGKGIIDKRGAYPPEMIVPGEEYIAEMAKRGVAIKETVHRSALQQ; this comes from the coding sequence ATGAAAATCGTCGTATTAGGCGCAGGATTAATGGGCAAACAAGCAGCTAGGGATTTGGTTGCTGACGAGGCTGTGGAACACGTCTTTTTAGCAGATCGAAATACAGCTCAAGCTGAAGCATTCAAGGTGCAACTCGGCAATAACAAGCTAGAAGTATTCGAATTGGATGCTAGTGATGACGAGGCATTATCGGCAGCTATTTCAAAAGGGGATATCGTTATTAATGCGCTGTTTTATACTTTTAACGAAAAAGTAGCAGCCACTGCGCTCAAATGTGGTGTTCACTCCGTAGACTTAGGCGGCCATATCGGAGGTGCTACAGATGCAGTGTTAGAGATGCATGATGAAGCTCAGCGAAAAGGGGTTACGCTAATTCCCGATTTGGGCGTAGCACCTGGCATGATTAATATTTTAGCAGGGTATGGCGCCAGTAAACTCGACCAGGTTTCCGATATCCGGTTATTTGTTGGTGGAATTCCAGTTCATCCAGAACCACCATTAGAATACAACCACGTTTTTTCACTAGAAGGCGTGTTCGATCATTACACAGACAAATCGCACGTCATTCGTGAAGGGAAATTATTGGAGGTTGAATCTTTATCTGAAATTGAGCATGTGAAGTTTGAGGATTTTGGTGAACTAGAAGCTTTTCATACTTCTGGAGGAACTTCGACTTTGACGGATACTTTCAGTGATATCAATTCGTTGGAATACAAAACTTTACGTTATAAGGGGCATGCCGAGAAGGTTAAATTATTAGTTGATTTAGGTCTCACTAATCGAACGAAAACAGTGACTGTGGACGGAAGTGAAATAAAGCTTCGGTCTGTTTTAAAAGCCGTGCTTGAACCGATAACAGAGCTTGGAGACAAACAGGACGCGGTCGTCTTACGGGTAATGGTGTCGGGTATCAAAGCGGGAGAAGAAATCCGCTACGAATACAATATGGTAACGATTAAAGATCCTGAAACCGGTGTCACCGCAATGGCACGAGCTACGGCTTTTACTATTTCAGTCGTAGCGCAGATGATTGGCAAAGGCATAATAGACAAGCGAGGCGCTTATCCACCAGAAATGATCGTCCCTGGAGAAGAATATATAGCAGAGATGGCGAAACGTGGAGTGGCTATTAAAGAAACTGTTCATCGCTCAGCCCTTCAACAATAA
- a CDS encoding diacylglycerol/lipid kinase family protein: MPKFNRSVLLYNGNAGPSTVDAVLRLAVPHLSQASQSLEIIQTHSPEEFETACKLAAKRADVLFIAGGDGTVHSAVRALSTIESPAPLAILPSGTCNDFARTLNIPLDLDLAASELINGEIKELDTGRINGGSFLNFAGIGLITDASSNIDPFLKERYGRISYFMSALQSMRQATPFSMHLKIDGISYAEEGVLVLVMNGKSIGTHNFPLATIDPADGLLDLFIIQTSSLAALREWFSLAQPEVATEELEHVAHYQGRSISITTDTELDVDTDGEIYLKTPLDIEILPSSLKMLVPKKGELLI; encoded by the coding sequence ATGCCTAAATTCAATCGTTCCGTATTATTGTATAACGGCAATGCAGGACCGTCTACGGTAGACGCTGTTTTAAGACTCGCTGTACCTCATTTGTCTCAAGCATCTCAGTCACTCGAAATAATTCAGACGCACTCTCCAGAGGAATTTGAAACAGCTTGCAAGCTTGCTGCGAAGCGTGCAGATGTTCTGTTCATTGCGGGGGGTGACGGTACTGTCCATTCTGCAGTTCGGGCTTTATCGACAATTGAGTCACCTGCGCCACTTGCCATTTTGCCGAGCGGTACGTGCAATGACTTTGCGCGTACGTTGAATATTCCGCTAGACTTAGATTTAGCAGCATCGGAATTGATCAACGGCGAAATCAAAGAGTTAGATACTGGGAGAATTAATGGAGGATCTTTTCTGAATTTCGCGGGAATCGGTTTGATTACCGATGCGTCTTCTAACATCGATCCTTTCTTAAAAGAACGTTACGGTAGAATTAGTTATTTCATGAGCGCTCTGCAATCCATGCGGCAAGCCACTCCATTTTCCATGCATTTAAAAATCGATGGGATTAGCTATGCTGAAGAAGGTGTTCTCGTACTGGTTATGAACGGCAAATCGATTGGCACTCATAACTTTCCGCTGGCAACGATTGACCCAGCTGATGGTTTATTGGATTTATTTATTATCCAAACCTCATCCTTGGCTGCACTGCGGGAATGGTTTTCATTAGCTCAGCCTGAAGTTGCAACAGAAGAATTGGAGCATGTCGCTCATTACCAGGGGCGCTCTATTTCCATCACGACCGATACAGAATTGGATGTCGATACGGACGGCGAAATTTATTTAAAAACGCCACTCGACATCGAAATACTTCCAAGTAGTTTGAAAATGTTAGTGCCAAAAAAGGGGGAACTGCTTATTTGA
- a CDS encoding alanyl-tRNA editing protein produces MTTKLYYQDSEISTADVRVMNSGKDETGYYVILNQSCFYPEGGGQPADTGEIGPAKVVDVQSVKGEIRHYVDIQLPEESFSIQIDWQRRWDHMQQHAGQHLLSALFEDSLGLKTQSFHLGKERVSIDLDLDTATNAQLQEIEKKANNLIGQGLPISTTWVNAEQAKELALRKPPVVEGDIRLVEIAGIDLNACGGTHPKNTASIGQLKIISTEKAKGGMRIYFLCGNRALHYFNFLVATTDQLVAQLNAPTAELPNAAEALLTDKAVADKVIKSLQEQVLNLEANAILPDNGAVSRVFENRPLKELQQLARLVISQHPFSTVLLMSMAENDVRFVCAKGQQAQGDMREVLKSLLALTEGKGGGNAQFAQGGGKTTELPETFISIFRKN; encoded by the coding sequence ATGACCACGAAATTGTATTACCAGGATTCTGAAATTTCAACTGCAGACGTACGAGTAATGAATAGCGGCAAAGACGAAACCGGTTACTATGTCATTTTAAATCAAAGTTGCTTTTATCCAGAAGGTGGGGGGCAACCGGCAGATACGGGAGAGATTGGACCAGCCAAAGTAGTCGATGTACAGTCCGTGAAAGGTGAGATTCGTCATTACGTAGATATCCAGCTACCGGAAGAAAGTTTTTCTATCCAAATAGATTGGCAAAGAAGATGGGATCATATGCAACAACATGCGGGACAACATTTGTTGAGTGCGCTATTTGAAGATAGTTTAGGCTTAAAGACACAAAGCTTTCATCTAGGAAAAGAACGAGTTTCCATTGATTTGGATTTGGATACAGCAACAAACGCACAGCTTCAAGAAATTGAAAAAAAAGCAAATAACCTCATCGGACAAGGCCTGCCGATCTCTACGACATGGGTAAATGCTGAACAAGCTAAAGAACTAGCATTGAGAAAGCCACCAGTCGTGGAAGGGGATATTCGATTAGTTGAAATCGCTGGAATTGATTTGAACGCTTGTGGCGGAACGCATCCGAAAAATACAGCAAGTATTGGTCAGTTGAAAATTATTTCGACTGAGAAAGCAAAAGGCGGTATGCGTATTTATTTTTTATGCGGCAATCGTGCATTGCACTATTTTAATTTCCTAGTAGCAACGACTGATCAGTTAGTTGCACAGCTAAATGCTCCAACGGCAGAACTACCGAATGCAGCAGAAGCCCTACTCACAGACAAGGCAGTAGCTGACAAAGTGATAAAAAGTCTTCAAGAACAAGTGTTAAACTTAGAAGCAAATGCGATTTTACCAGATAATGGTGCCGTATCGAGAGTTTTCGAAAATCGTCCACTTAAAGAATTACAACAACTTGCTCGACTAGTGATCAGTCAGCATCCATTTTCAACGGTGCTGTTGATGAGCATGGCAGAAAATGACGTACGTTTCGTTTGTGCAAAAGGACAACAAGCACAAGGAGATATGCGGGAAGTGCTAAAGTCACTCTTAGCCTTGACGGAAGGCAAAGGCGGCGGAAATGCTCAATTTGCTCAAGGAGGCGGCAAGACTACTGAATTGCCAGAAACATTCATATCTATTTTTCGGAAGAATTAA
- a CDS encoding beta-propeller domain-containing protein, with translation MKKKKIWIVAVIAAVAIGLVVIFLNDKVSVSASPVVLTEQGWKASFSSPLQLKAVDKGDVYITDAQGKRVEVEMRIQNNGKTLEIPEITTGEYQLHVKKAALKNSFMKNLVDTEILFVVQEQLEKLSGEKELTAYFVRLLEMQQNNQQNGGVVLESGGEESAESTDTASGTGMDAERSYSTTNNQVEGVDEADSVKTDGSYIYSISESRVIVTDVQNPEKMTVAAELSFNDDMYPQQLFLSGDTLVVMGSWYSAQPIDNFRLPHNYRPQMGVTSVHLYNISNPKSPQLLREFGTEGNMSGARLTNNILYFVTNVYPDYWMLEEQEKPELRPHQYDSKHGGEFEPVDYDSIAILPGTAEGSYSVITAIDLTAPDTNDISTEGFLGGSDQLYMNQDHLYLTAPVYVPLTNEKLRDSPRMDVWLPQQANTEVFKFNLSGVDVEFLASAEITGSLLNQFSMDEYEGHFRAATTEGVAWDLTSPSKNHLFVLDEQMKQVGSVEDLAPGERIYSARFIKDKAYMVTFKETDPLFVIDVSTPASPKVLGELKIPGFSNYLHPLDEDHLIGFGYDTKLIPVKNGEPRVVAGGMKISLFDVSDFANPLEKDTEIIGGPGTYSALQYDHKALFTHQEKNLFGFPISLYDETTGEYVEFEGEGALIYTITPDGISQTASLVEQTNNEYEDWHSAIQRILYIDEALYTIATSEIHSYGLETFEPISDLVFD, from the coding sequence ATGAAGAAGAAAAAGATTTGGATCGTTGCTGTCATTGCCGCTGTAGCAATTGGTTTAGTAGTTATTTTTCTCAATGATAAAGTCTCTGTAAGTGCTTCCCCTGTTGTTTTAACAGAACAAGGGTGGAAGGCTAGCTTTTCTTCGCCGCTCCAACTAAAAGCCGTTGATAAGGGGGATGTCTACATTACGGATGCACAAGGCAAACGTGTGGAAGTTGAAATGCGCATTCAGAACAACGGCAAGACATTGGAAATACCAGAAATTACTACCGGCGAATATCAATTACATGTTAAAAAAGCTGCATTGAAAAACAGCTTCATGAAAAATTTAGTAGACACAGAAATCTTATTTGTTGTACAAGAGCAATTGGAGAAGTTGTCGGGTGAGAAAGAATTAACAGCTTATTTTGTGCGTTTATTGGAGATGCAACAAAATAACCAACAAAATGGCGGCGTTGTTTTAGAAAGTGGAGGAGAAGAGTCAGCAGAATCCACAGACACGGCGTCTGGTACTGGTATGGATGCAGAAAGAAGTTATTCGACTACTAACAATCAAGTGGAAGGGGTAGACGAAGCGGACTCGGTGAAAACGGATGGTTCGTATATCTATTCTATTAGTGAATCACGTGTCATTGTGACAGATGTTCAGAATCCAGAAAAAATGACTGTTGCAGCGGAGCTGTCGTTTAATGATGATATGTATCCCCAGCAACTATTCTTATCAGGAGACACATTAGTAGTCATGGGCAGTTGGTACTCAGCTCAACCAATCGATAATTTCCGTCTACCACATAACTACCGACCGCAGATGGGTGTTACTTCTGTCCATTTATACAACATCAGCAACCCAAAATCTCCTCAACTGCTTCGTGAGTTTGGAACGGAAGGGAATATGAGCGGCGCTAGGTTGACGAATAACATTCTTTACTTTGTTACAAACGTTTATCCCGATTATTGGATGCTAGAAGAACAAGAGAAGCCTGAACTTCGTCCTCATCAATATGATTCGAAGCATGGAGGCGAATTTGAACCTGTAGATTACGACAGCATTGCCATTTTGCCTGGAACGGCAGAAGGTAGCTATAGCGTCATCACAGCCATTGATTTGACGGCACCTGACACGAACGATATTTCAACAGAAGGATTTTTGGGTGGCAGTGACCAGCTTTATATGAACCAAGACCATCTTTATTTGACGGCACCTGTGTATGTTCCGTTAACGAATGAAAAACTACGTGATAGTCCGAGAATGGATGTTTGGCTCCCTCAGCAAGCGAATACAGAAGTCTTTAAATTCAATTTGAGTGGTGTAGATGTTGAGTTTTTAGCTTCTGCAGAAATAACCGGTTCCTTGCTCAATCAGTTTTCCATGGATGAATACGAGGGTCATTTCCGAGCAGCTACAACGGAAGGCGTTGCGTGGGACTTAACCAGCCCTTCAAAAAATCATTTATTCGTACTGGATGAGCAGATGAAGCAAGTGGGATCGGTGGAAGATTTGGCTCCCGGTGAGCGAATTTATTCAGCACGCTTTATTAAGGATAAGGCCTACATGGTGACATTTAAAGAAACAGATCCGCTTTTCGTCATTGATGTTTCGACTCCTGCTTCTCCAAAAGTACTTGGAGAATTGAAGATACCAGGCTTCTCTAATTATTTACACCCACTGGATGAAGATCACTTGATTGGTTTTGGCTATGACACAAAGCTAATACCTGTTAAGAACGGAGAACCGCGAGTAGTCGCAGGAGGAATGAAAATTTCCTTATTCGACGTCAGTGATTTTGCGAATCCACTAGAAAAAGACACTGAAATTATTGGAGGACCTGGAACATACTCTGCACTTCAATACGATCACAAAGCTTTATTTACTCATCAAGAGAAAAATCTATTTGGCTTTCCAATTAGTTTATATGATGAAACTACTGGTGAGTATGTAGAATTTGAAGGTGAAGGAGCATTGATTTACACAATTACTCCAGATGGTATTTCACAAACGGCAAGTTTAGTTGAACAAACGAATAATGAGTACGAAGATTGGCATTCAGCTATTCAGCGAATTCTCTATATTGATGAGGCGCTCTACACGATAGCTACTAGCGAAATCCATAGCTATGGATTGGAGACATTCGAACCAATCAGCGATTTGGTATTCGATTAA
- a CDS encoding zinc-dependent alcohol dehydrogenase, with protein MKAVTFQGTKDMQVKNVKDPEIQKKDDIIVKITATAICGTDLHIYQGALPTTKNTVIGHEPMGIVEEVGPDVTKVKKGDRIVLPFNISCGKCFYCSNEMESQCDNSNGNPHFDTGAYFGLTERYGDYSGGQAEYLRVPYGNFTPLLIPESSELEDESLLFLSDVLPTAWWSVEHAGVKKGDTVVVLGCGPIGLMTQKFAWMQGASRVIAVDEIPYRMELAKKINNVEIVDFSKHDNTGALIHEITQGGARVVIDCVGMDGKKSPAEAAQQKLMLQGGTLSAIDIAKDAVSKFGTIQLTGVYGLTYNQFPLGNMFERNVTLKMGQAPVIHLMPMLYQKIENGEFDPREIISHILPLESASDAYQIFNDHQDNCTKVVLKP; from the coding sequence ATGAAAGCAGTAACGTTTCAAGGAACGAAAGATATGCAAGTGAAAAATGTTAAAGATCCTGAAATTCAGAAAAAAGATGATATTATTGTAAAAATAACGGCAACAGCTATTTGCGGAACAGATTTGCATATCTATCAAGGTGCATTACCGACAACCAAAAACACGGTCATTGGACACGAACCGATGGGAATTGTAGAAGAAGTGGGACCGGACGTTACTAAAGTGAAAAAAGGCGATCGCATTGTCCTACCGTTCAATATCAGTTGTGGTAAATGTTTTTACTGTAGCAACGAAATGGAAAGCCAGTGTGATAACTCAAACGGCAATCCCCATTTTGATACCGGTGCCTATTTTGGTCTGACAGAACGTTATGGTGATTATTCAGGTGGTCAAGCGGAGTATTTGCGCGTGCCTTATGGAAATTTTACACCCCTGTTGATTCCTGAATCCTCGGAGTTAGAAGATGAATCGTTGCTGTTTTTATCAGACGTCTTACCGACTGCCTGGTGGAGTGTAGAACATGCAGGCGTAAAAAAAGGCGATACCGTAGTTGTTCTAGGTTGTGGTCCTATTGGGCTCATGACTCAGAAATTTGCTTGGATGCAAGGCGCCAGTCGCGTTATTGCAGTAGATGAAATTCCTTACCGAATGGAACTCGCTAAAAAAATAAACAATGTGGAGATTGTCGATTTCAGTAAGCACGACAACACGGGTGCGTTGATTCATGAAATCACGCAAGGTGGAGCACGTGTTGTGATTGACTGTGTTGGAATGGATGGCAAAAAATCGCCAGCAGAAGCCGCACAGCAAAAATTGATGCTGCAGGGCGGAACACTTAGTGCCATTGACATCGCAAAAGATGCAGTAAGCAAATTTGGAACGATTCAATTGACAGGGGTTTACGGATTGACTTATAATCAGTTCCCGCTTGGAAATATGTTTGAGCGCAATGTCACATTGAAAATGGGACAGGCTCCAGTAATTCACTTAATGCCAATGCTTTATCAAAAAATTGAAAACGGAGAATTTGATCCCCGTGAAATTATTTCACATATATTGCCTTTAGAAAGTGCTAGCGATGCTTATCAAATTTTTAATGACCATCAGGACAATTGTACAAAAGTCGTGTTGAAACCATAG